tatacatatacatatacatatacatatacatatacatatatatcatattttCAGGAGAAATAATGTATATCTATGAGGGGATAATGTAGGTGTGCTCAAGAGAAGACTAAATAGTGAACCGAACGCATCTACAGAAAATTTAGGGAACAGATGATTAGGGGTGTGTAACACAGGCTTAATAAGGCATCCTCATGAATCTTCCACTAACCAGTTTTGTCTCGCCCCAGGTCTGGGGCTCTTATCAGCAAAAATGACTTTAGTCCAATTAAAGTCAAAAGAATATAACTGAATTGCTACTCCTAGGAAATGACTGTCACATCCTCAAAAACCCAAACCTTGAGTCACTTCTGCTTTTCTTACTCCCAGAAAGACCATCTCCTATTTATtcaggaaaggaagaaataaaacattGTAAAATGCTTTGAAAGAGTGACCTGCAGTGACACATCAGTGTCTGCCCTCCTGACGGTTTTAATAGCATAGTCATGGAGCATTCAAGAAATTGGGCCGAGTGCCTATCAAAGAGTTCCTTGGGCAGGGTATAGATCTGCCTTGGAGTCTTGAATGACAGGGATTAGTCCAGGACTGTTGGTTTGAGCTCTTGCATATTTAGCTGCCAAAGACTTTAGTTTAATCTTCCTGGCAATAGTAAGTAAGGGTCAAATCGGATTATTCTAAACCAATATGAGAGTAATTTGAGAACAATAGCTGGCTAGGGAGGGAACATCATGCTACTGAATTATAGTAAATTATACAGAATCTTGATTTGGAAGAACTAATTTGATCACAAGACCTGCAAGTAACAATTATTGCTGATTGCAGCAGGCACCCCTCAGTGGTTCATATGGAAGCCTCCTCAAGCGGTAAGCTAATTCCTTTGGTTTACATATGATATAAATTGGTGGAATTGTTTATGTTTATGTTACATAGGAACTATAACATTTATAGATATGTATTAATGGTGTTTCAGTAAAAATGTACAACTTAAACTATGATGGTTCTGATAGTAtcatatttataaatatgtagTAGATTGAATCATCTACTTTTATGTAATTACACTCTCTGAAGTTTATACAACTGCAAAATAGTCAAAGAACACATTTCTATATCCTATTATTAAGAAATTCAAAACTATTGTATGACAGACACTATCCTAAAAGTTTTACATGCAGTAACTCAATTGATTATCTTTATAACATTGTAAAATACATACTGTCATGACCAAATTTCATAGATGAAAAAATTGAGCAGAGTTCTTTGAAATAACCAATAAATGCCCACTGAGAGACAAAGCTGGTTTATAAACTCAGGAAGCCTGTGCTTCAGACAACTCTCTATACAGTATAAAATGTACCCTGCTTGAtgttattttactgattttaataatatatatcaACAGTATTTAATATCAACAGTTGTGTTCTTCCTGCCTAAATATTTGCACAGTTATTTTTGTTAAACTATGAAAAAGGTTCTTGGAGCCACATAGTGATTTGGTCCATAGTAACATCACTGTGTGTTACAATAGAACAAATCAGGGGTTACTAACTAGCAATGCACCTGACTAGTGCATTGTGTCCAGACTACTAGGTAATGTGCTGGCAGTATGATATTAGGCCCCTGGATCTATCAATTGTctgctttctatttctgtcttatccttcTCCCTTTTCATTATTTATCCTTCTCCCTTTTAATTGATTTTTCAAACAATAGGATTTTTTCCTCAGCTTTAAGAGGACAGGAATCCAAATTTTTAAAACAGcaaattatatgaaaaaaaaaaaaaacaacaaacttgAAAGTAAAATTGCAATGGACATAAGAAGTCCTAGAAAGGTCAGCACAagaattcacttggatagtgtgcttgctttgtcatgtacacaacTGGAATTCAAGTTCTGTCCTTATCATACTGAAGGATGCTTCAGTTCTGttgatctttctttttgttgccctatctGAAAATCTTGGCCTGGAATAGTAAAACCCTGGTCATGGcaaatcaaataaacaaacaaaagaaaggaaggaaggaaagaaggaaggaggaaggaagaaaaggaaggaaggaagggagggagggagaatttTATAATATTAAGCCAActaattgagaaaggaaggtaaATTGTGATGACAGTGACATCAGAAAGACTTTTTCGTTGTTGTTACTAAACTAACCGTCAGcactaggaaaataaaaaaagtcttttgtcAATAATTTGGTCATGCAAGTCAGCTTTTGGAAAGtatgataaaaaagaaagctcATTTGATTTTAGGAATCAAAGAATATTCACCGGGTTATGATGGATTGATCACATCCAAGCCTAGGTAACAAGTACAGAGGTGAGGTGAAATTGTTTTACAGGAAATTGagacaccatagttctcacaaagcctgACATAGAGGTGATTAGTTATGATTTTTCCAAATTAGGCAGGTACTAGAAAATAGACTTGCTAAATTGATTAAAGTATATGCTAAGTACCTCTTTACACCAGGAGGTGCAAAGATAAAGCTATCTggcttgttcattcattcattaacttAAAACTTATTAAGACTTGATACCAGATACAACACTATATTAACCATTGTTCATATCTTTCAAAGGTGAAAATTCAAGGAAGACAAGAGATCTGTCCTCCACCAGTAGGTTTCTAGAATTACTTTGTTAcaactttcacacacacacacacacacacacacacacacacacacacacacagccaaagGAATGATGCAGAGGAATAGGTCAAAGGTGATTAGAAAAAAGACTAATGATGGAGGTACATAACACTGATCTTGACCTAAGTGTGTGTCATTTTATAGAAAACAAGAGAAGAACATAATGTTCTCAGTTGAAGGCCATATGTCAACCTGCAGATATGTATAAGATCGACAATGCCTAGTTCTGTTTATTTTCTGTCAAAACATGTAGTACAGGATACTTCTTTATCATAGATGGTCAGCTAACTCTAGATGTAGAAGGTGCTCTCCAAAGTTTTAGCATAATTGGGGTGAATTAATTGAGCAGTAAACAGATGAATTATGCTTAAGTCAGATATGACTTACAGTAACAGTATTAGTAAATAACAtttaaagggggttgggtggtagcacagcaggttaagcacacatggcacaaagctcaaggaccagtataaggatctgggttggagtccctggctcctcacctgcagaggggttgcctcacaagtggtgaagcaggtctgtaggtgcctgtcttttctccccctctctgtctcccctcttctctcaatttttctctgtcttatccaacaacaacaacaattaacaataacaacaataactgcagcaacataggcaataaaatgggaaaaattacctctaagagcagtggattcatagtgtaggcaccgaaccctAGTGAacacttggaggcaaaaagaaagaaaaggaaggaaggaaggaaggaaggaaggaaggaaggaaggaagggagggaggaagggaagaaggaaggacatttgagTAAGAATTAAATTAGGGAGGGGGAGTCtggcaagtgaaaaaaaaaaaaaaacatcctagGATGAGGAACAGAATTTTGAATGAAGAGTAGCCATGCTTTgtaaattataattatttatggACCCTCCATTCCATGCCAATCTTccattattatatttttcttgtaTAGAAAATAAAGTCAGtgggctggggggtggcacacccaattaaagTGCACATTATATTAATCACAAGGATTAGAGTTtgagcccctcccccacctgcagggaggatgcttcataggtggtcaggcaggtctgcaggtgtctgtcttgtctgtctttctctctccctctatatttccccctcctctctcagtttctctctgttctatcaagtaaaatggaaaaaaaatggtcatgaggagcagtggattggtagtgccagtAACCTTGGAAATCATGATCATCAAATAAATTCATAGgctgaatttctttttatttttattttttattttttattttttttatttttattttttttccttcaaagctCATTTATTATAAAGgtaaaccccagtccccacaatGGATTATCGGTAGGATTTCTGGTAGTGAGCACGGGCTCCAGGACCTCCAAACTTCTTGGATTCGCAGCGGCGGGGGTCAGCTACCAGCAGGGTCCGGTCATACTGGATGAGGATGTCTTTGATCTCCTTGGAAGCCTCATCCACATATTTCTGGTAATAGGCCACCAGGGCTTTGGAGATGGACTGACGGATTGCATAAATCTGGGCCACATGACCACCGCCCTTTACACGGACACGAATGTCCACGCCAGCAAAGCGCTCCTTTCCCAGAAGCAGAACAGGTTCCAGGAGCTTGTACCGCAGCGTGCGCGGCTCGATCATCTCCAGAGGCCACCCGTTCACCTTGATGAGGCCGTTGCCGCGTTTGCAGTGCGCCACGGTCGTGGCGGTCTTCTTGCGCCCGAAGACCTGCACGGACTGAAGGGGACCCTTGGAAGGCATGGCTGCGGGCCTAGAAGAGAGATCCTCACGGCGCGGCGCCACAACCGgaaaagttctttttattttttaaagatgtttgtttatttggttttttttattatctttatttatatatattggatgagacagccagaaattgagaggaggagaggagatagagagggaaagagacagagagaaacctgcagcactgctttaccactcgcaaagtgttcccccctgaaggtggggaccgggggctcgaacc
Above is a genomic segment from Erinaceus europaeus chromosome 9, mEriEur2.1, whole genome shotgun sequence containing:
- the LOC103107541 gene encoding small ribosomal subunit protein uS9-like → MPSKGPLQSVQVFGRKKTATTVAHCKRGNGLIKVNGWPLEMIEPRTLRYKLLEPVLLLGKERFAGVDIRVRVKGGGHVAQIYAIRQSISKALVAYYQKYVDEASKEIKDILIQYDRTLLVADPRRCESKKFGGPGARAHYQKSYR